Proteins co-encoded in one Planctomycetota bacterium genomic window:
- a CDS encoding electron transfer flavoprotein subunit beta/FixA family protein, translating to MAYNIVVLIKQVPDTKRITGEAMRDDGTVNRSALPAIFNPEDLHALEAALELKERYGGRVTVVTMGPPQACEVLRESLERGADDVVLITDRRAAASDTLATSYILSCAVRKLNEPRRAGVNLVVCGRQAIDGDTAQVPPQTAEKLGWPQVTYVECVEEVAGGRLRARRNTGEGTERIECPLPCLLTVTDQAPAARPPSAKRVMAVKKARSRAEIERETPDPAQAQARAEALQARGLLITQWDLQDIGADLAWCGRDGSPTKVKRIQSVVLKGSGFKKVEPTEEAIATMVHELIEDHTIG from the coding sequence ATGGCCTATAACATCGTGGTTCTCATCAAGCAGGTGCCGGACACCAAACGCATCACCGGCGAGGCGATGCGCGACGACGGGACCGTCAACCGCAGCGCCCTGCCGGCCATTTTCAACCCGGAAGACCTCCATGCCCTCGAAGCCGCCCTGGAACTCAAAGAAAGGTACGGCGGCCGGGTGACGGTCGTCACGATGGGTCCGCCCCAGGCCTGCGAGGTCCTGCGGGAAAGCCTGGAGCGGGGCGCCGACGACGTGGTGCTGATTACCGACCGCCGCGCGGCCGCCAGCGACACCCTGGCCACCAGTTATATCCTTTCCTGTGCCGTGCGCAAACTGAATGAGCCCCGGCGCGCCGGGGTGAACCTGGTGGTCTGCGGTCGTCAGGCGATCGATGGCGACACGGCCCAGGTGCCGCCCCAGACGGCGGAGAAACTCGGCTGGCCCCAGGTGACCTACGTCGAATGCGTGGAGGAAGTGGCCGGAGGCCGCCTTCGCGCCCGCCGCAATACGGGCGAGGGCACGGAGCGCATCGAATGTCCGCTGCCATGTCTCCTCACGGTAACCGACCAGGCGCCCGCGGCGCGTCCGCCGTCGGCCAAGCGCGTGATGGCGGTCAAGAAAGCCCGGTCGCGCGCGGAGATCGAGCGCGAGACGCCCGACCCCGCCCAGGCCCAGGCGCGGGCCGAGGCGCTCCAGGCCCGCGGTCTCCTGATTACCCAGTGGGACCTCCAGGACATCGGGGCCGATCTGGCATGGTGCGGGCGCGACGGCAGCCCCACGAAGGTTAAACGCATTCAGTCGGTCGTCCTGAAGGGCAGCGGCTTCAAGAAGGTCGAGCCGACCGAAGAGGCAATAGCGACAATGGTCCACGAACTGATTGAAGACCATACGATCGGGTGA